CCGACCGAAAACCGCCGCTGTACGTGAGCCACGAGGAGCGGGGTGCGACGTTCACCCCTTTCGGCGGGTGGGAAATGCCCGTCGAGTTCGATTCCATTCGAGCGGAACACGAGGCCGTCCGCGACTCGGCCGGGATCTTCGACGTTTCGCACATGGGCGAGATCGAGGTCTCGGGCCCCGACGCCGCCACGCTGCTCCAGAGGCTGACGACCAACGACGTTGAGTCCATTTCCATAGGAAACGCTCAGTACTCGACGATCACCGATACCGATGGCACCATCCTCGACGACACCGTGATCTACCGGCTCGACGAGGGGGAGTTCCTCTTCATCCCCAACGCGGGTCATGATGAACAGATGGAGGAACGATGGATCGAGCACCGCGACGAATGGGGGCTCGACTGCGCGGTCGAGAACACTACTGACAAATGGGCGATGTTCGCGATCCAGGGGCCCGAGGCGGAGGCCCTCGTTTCCGACGCGGCGGGCGAGGAACTGCGGGATCTGGGCCGGTTCTCGATCACCGAGGCGGAGGTCGCGGGCACGGACTGTCTGCTCGCCCGGACGGGTTACACCGGCGAGGACGGGTATGAGGCACTGGTTCCGTGGAATTCTGCTGAGCGAGTCTGGACGGAGTTCGACTGCCAGCCCTGCGGGCTCGGCGCACGCGACACCCTCCGGATCGAGGCCGGATTCCTGCTGTCGGGCCAGGACTTCGATCCCGAGGAGAACCCGCGGACCCCTTACGAGGCTCGAATCGGCTTTGCGGTCGACCTCGATACCGAGTTCGTGGGCCGGGACGCGCTTGTGCGCGTCGAGGAGGACGGCCCCGAGGAGCTGTTCGTCGGCGTGCGCTTGGAGGAACGTGGAGTCCCGCGCCACGGCTACGAGATCGTCACCGACGGCGAAGTCGTCGGCGAGATCACGAGCGGGACGATGAGCCCCACCCTCGGCGAGCCGATCGGGTTGGGCTACGTGCCAACCGAATACGCCGAGACGGGAACCCACGTTTCGGTGCGGATCCGCGGAGCGGACAAAAGGGCAAGGATTGAAACCCCCGGCTTCCTCGGTGATAGGTAATGAGCTTCGAGATACCCGACGAGCTGTACTACCTCGAATCGCACGAGTGGATCGACCCCGATACTGGTAGGATAGGAATCAGCGAGTTCGCACAGGACGAACTGGGCGACGTGG
The DNA window shown above is from Halalkalicoccus subterraneus and carries:
- the gcvT gene encoding glycine cleavage system aminomethyltransferase GcvT yields the protein MSDRKPPLYVSHEERGATFTPFGGWEMPVEFDSIRAEHEAVRDSAGIFDVSHMGEIEVSGPDAATLLQRLTTNDVESISIGNAQYSTITDTDGTILDDTVIYRLDEGEFLFIPNAGHDEQMEERWIEHRDEWGLDCAVENTTDKWAMFAIQGPEAEALVSDAAGEELRDLGRFSITEAEVAGTDCLLARTGYTGEDGYEALVPWNSAERVWTEFDCQPCGLGARDTLRIEAGFLLSGQDFDPEENPRTPYEARIGFAVDLDTEFVGRDALVRVEEDGPEELFVGVRLEERGVPRHGYEIVTDGEVVGEITSGTMSPTLGEPIGLGYVPTEYAETGTHVSVRIRGADKRARIETPGFLGDR